A window from Actimicrobium sp. CCC2.4 encodes these proteins:
- a CDS encoding CTP synthase, translated as MTKFVFVTGGVVSSLGKGIAAASLAAILESRGLKVTMLKLDPYINVDPGTMSPFQHGEVFVTDDGAETDLDLGHYERFITTRMRKVNNFTTGQIYESVIRKERRGEYLGKTVQVIPHITNEIQDYIHRGAEGYDVALVEIGGTVGDIESLPFLEAARQLSLRAGRNAAAFVHLTLVPFLVSAGELKTKPTQHSVQKLREIGIFPDALLCRADRPIPDDERSKISLFSNVPEDAVISVWDADTIYKIPQMLFDQGLDKIVCDKLALSPKPADLSMWTRLVHALENPKFEVTIGMVGKYVDLTESYKSLTEALRHAGIHTECRVNIEYLDSEDIEATGPDSLAKYDAVLVPGGFGKRGVEGKIASARYAREHQIPYLGICLGMQVALLEYARNVAGLTKANSTEFDNETEQPVVALINEWQNHDGKVEKRDINSDLGGTMRLGAQTCAVKPGTLAAEIYGNVVTERHRHRYEANNHYLSRVEEAGLIVSARTPSEDLCEIMELPRTGAHAHPWYLGVQYHPEFKSTPRDGHPLFISFVKAALAHKQAAAATLKDAA; from the coding sequence ATGACCAAATTTGTATTCGTAACCGGTGGCGTCGTCTCTTCCCTTGGCAAAGGGATTGCAGCAGCCTCTCTCGCAGCGATCCTCGAATCGCGCGGCCTCAAAGTCACCATGCTCAAGCTCGATCCCTACATCAATGTCGACCCCGGCACGATGAGCCCGTTCCAGCATGGCGAAGTGTTTGTTACCGATGACGGCGCCGAGACCGATCTCGACCTCGGCCACTACGAGCGCTTCATCACCACCAGAATGCGCAAGGTCAACAACTTCACGACCGGCCAGATTTATGAATCGGTCATCCGCAAGGAGCGTCGTGGCGAATACCTCGGCAAGACCGTTCAGGTCATCCCGCACATCACCAATGAAATCCAGGATTACATCCATCGCGGTGCCGAAGGCTATGACGTCGCGCTGGTTGAAATCGGCGGCACTGTCGGCGATATCGAATCGCTGCCCTTCCTCGAAGCAGCCCGCCAGCTGAGCTTGCGCGCCGGCCGCAATGCGGCTGCGTTCGTGCACCTGACGCTGGTGCCGTTTCTGGTGTCGGCCGGTGAACTCAAGACCAAGCCGACCCAGCACAGCGTCCAGAAATTGCGTGAGATCGGGATCTTCCCGGATGCGCTGCTATGCCGTGCCGACCGGCCTATCCCGGATGACGAGCGCTCGAAGATTTCGCTGTTCTCGAACGTGCCGGAAGACGCCGTGATCTCGGTGTGGGATGCCGACACGATCTATAAGATTCCGCAAATGCTGTTCGACCAGGGCCTCGACAAGATCGTCTGCGACAAGCTCGCGCTGTCACCAAAACCGGCCGATCTGTCGATGTGGACCCGTCTGGTTCATGCGCTCGAAAATCCGAAGTTCGAAGTCACCATCGGCATGGTCGGCAAGTATGTTGACCTGACCGAGTCGTACAAATCGCTGACCGAAGCCTTGCGTCACGCCGGTATTCATACCGAATGCCGCGTCAATATCGAATATCTTGATTCCGAAGATATCGAGGCCACCGGTCCCGACAGCCTCGCCAAATACGATGCCGTGCTGGTGCCGGGCGGATTCGGCAAGCGCGGTGTCGAAGGCAAGATCGCATCAGCCCGCTATGCCCGCGAACACCAGATTCCATACCTGGGCATTTGCCTCGGCATGCAGGTCGCCTTGCTCGAATATGCGCGCAACGTGGCCGGCCTGACCAAAGCCAATTCGACCGAATTCGACAACGAGACCGAGCAACCGGTGGTTGCCCTGATCAACGAATGGCAGAACCACGACGGCAAGGTCGAGAAGCGTGACATCAATTCCGACCTCGGCGGCACGATGCGCCTGGGCGCGCAAACCTGCGCGGTCAAACCAGGCACGCTGGCTGCCGAAATTTACGGCAACGTCGTCACCGAACGTCATCGTCATCGCTATGAAGCCAACAACCATTACCTGAGCCGCGTCGAAGAAGCTGGTCTGATCGTGTCGGCCCGAACGCCATCGGAAGACTTGTGCGAGATCATGGAATTGCCACGTACCGGTGCACATGCCCACCCGTGGTACCTTGGCGTGCAATATCATCCCGAATTCAAATCGACACCGCGTGATGGCCATCCCTTGTTCATCTCGTTCGTCAAGGCAGCACTGGCGCACAAGCAGGCCGCGGCCGCCACACTCAAGGATGCAGCATGA
- the kdsA gene encoding 3-deoxy-8-phosphooctulonate synthase, protein MKLCGFDIGLDQPFFLIAGPCVIESRQMAFDTAGQLKEITAALGIPFIYKSSFDKANRSSGTSFRGLGMDKGLEILADVKRELGVPVLTDIHAIEEIKPVSAVVDVLQTPAFLCRQTDFIHACAQSGRPVNIKKGQFLAPHDMVNVINKARAAAKEAGLPEDNFMACERGVSFGYNNLVSDMRSLAIMRETGCPIVFDATHSVQLPGGQGSSSGGQREFVPVLARAAVAVGIAGLFMETHPNPAEAMSDGPNAVPLARMRELLSTLIELDRVVKKNGFLETDFA, encoded by the coding sequence ATGAAACTCTGCGGTTTTGACATCGGCCTCGACCAGCCGTTTTTCCTGATCGCCGGTCCGTGCGTGATCGAGTCGCGCCAGATGGCTTTCGATACCGCCGGTCAGTTGAAGGAAATCACCGCCGCACTCGGTATCCCGTTCATCTACAAGTCCTCGTTCGACAAGGCCAACCGCTCGTCGGGTACTTCTTTCCGTGGCCTCGGCATGGACAAGGGTCTGGAGATTCTGGCCGACGTCAAGCGCGAGCTGGGCGTGCCGGTACTTACCGACATCCATGCAATCGAAGAAATCAAGCCTGTTTCGGCGGTCGTCGACGTGCTGCAAACGCCGGCTTTTTTGTGCCGCCAGACCGATTTCATTCACGCTTGCGCGCAGTCCGGCCGGCCGGTCAATATCAAGAAGGGCCAGTTCCTGGCGCCGCACGATATGGTCAATGTGATCAACAAGGCGCGCGCGGCAGCAAAAGAAGCCGGCCTGCCCGAAGACAATTTCATGGCTTGCGAGCGCGGTGTTTCGTTCGGCTACAACAACCTGGTATCCGACATGCGCTCGCTGGCGATCATGCGCGAAACCGGTTGCCCGATTGTTTTCGATGCGACGCACTCGGTGCAATTACCGGGCGGGCAGGGCAGTTCTTCCGGTGGCCAGCGCGAATTCGTGCCGGTGCTGGCGCGGGCTGCGGTGGCTGTTGGTATTGCCGGCCTGTTTATGGAAACCCATCCGAACCCGGCCGAAGCGATGTCTGACGGCCCCAACGCGGTGCCGCTGGCGCGCATGCGCGAACTGCTCTCGACGCTCATCGAGCTCGATCGTGTCGTCAAGAAAAACGGTTTCCTCGAAACTGATTTCGCTTGA
- the eno gene encoding phosphopyruvate hydratase, which translates to MSAIVDIIAREIIDSRGNPTVECDVLLESGVMGRASVPSGASTGSREAIELRDGDMSRYFGKGVLKACEFINTEIAEAIMGLDANEQAFLDRTLIDLDGTENKARIGANATLAVSMAVAKAAAEESGLPLYRYFGGSGAMQMPVPMMNVINGGAHADNNLDIQEFMIIPIGAPSFKEAIRYGAEVFHTLKKILKSKGLATSVGDEGGFAPNVDNHEMAIKLIIQAIEEAGYEPGTQIALGLDCAASEFYKDSKYQLAGEGGLALSSTDFTNLLATWCDKYPIISIEDGMAENDWEGWAILTESLGKKIQLVGDDLFVTNTKILREGIDKNIANSILIKINQIGTLTETFAAIEMAKRAGYTAVISHRSGETEDSTIADIAVGTNALQIKTGSMSRSDRMAKYNQLLRIEEDLGDIASYPGRQAFYNLR; encoded by the coding sequence ATGAGTGCCATCGTTGACATCATCGCCCGCGAAATCATCGACTCGCGCGGCAATCCGACCGTCGAATGCGACGTCCTGCTGGAATCCGGCGTCATGGGCCGTGCCTCGGTGCCGTCCGGCGCATCGACCGGTTCGCGCGAAGCCATCGAATTGCGCGATGGCGACATGAGCCGCTACTTCGGCAAGGGTGTCTTGAAGGCCTGCGAATTCATCAACACCGAGATCGCCGAAGCCATCATGGGCCTTGATGCCAACGAGCAGGCTTTCCTGGATCGCACCCTGATCGACCTCGACGGTACCGAGAACAAGGCACGCATCGGCGCCAACGCCACGCTGGCCGTCTCGATGGCGGTAGCCAAAGCCGCTGCCGAAGAATCGGGCCTGCCGCTGTATCGCTACTTCGGTGGCAGCGGCGCGATGCAGATGCCGGTGCCGATGATGAACGTCATCAACGGTGGCGCGCATGCCGACAACAACCTGGATATCCAGGAATTCATGATCATCCCGATTGGCGCACCGAGCTTCAAGGAAGCCATCCGCTATGGCGCAGAAGTCTTCCACACGCTGAAAAAAATCCTCAAGAGCAAAGGCCTGGCGACCTCGGTTGGCGATGAAGGCGGTTTTGCCCCGAACGTCGACAACCACGAAATGGCGATCAAGCTGATCATCCAGGCCATCGAAGAAGCCGGCTACGAGCCGGGCACGCAGATCGCACTTGGTCTGGATTGCGCTGCCAGCGAGTTCTACAAGGACAGCAAATACCAGCTGGCCGGCGAAGGCGGACTGGCATTGAGCTCGACCGATTTCACCAACCTGCTGGCGACCTGGTGCGACAAGTACCCGATCATTTCGATCGAAGACGGCATGGCCGAAAACGACTGGGAAGGCTGGGCCATCCTGACCGAATCCCTCGGCAAGAAAATCCAGCTGGTCGGCGACGACCTGTTCGTCACCAACACCAAGATCCTGCGCGAAGGTATCGACAAGAACATCGCCAATTCGATCCTGATCAAGATCAATCAGATCGGTACGCTAACCGAAACTTTTGCCGCCATTGAAATGGCCAAGCGTGCCGGTTACACCGCCGTGATTTCACACCGTTCCGGCGAGACCGAAGATTCGACGATTGCCGATATTGCTGTTGGTACCAACGCACTGCAGATCAAGACCGGCTCGATGTCGCGTTCGGACCGCATGGCCAAGTACAACCAGTTGCTGCGCATCGAAGAAGACCTCGGCGACATCGCCAGCTACCCTGGTCGTCAAGCCTTTTACAACTTGCGCTAA
- the ftsB gene encoding cell division protein FtsB codes for MRLILTCLAALLLLIQYPLWFGKGGWLRVAELDQQVTAAVKKTEDLKARNAKLGSEVQDLKTGTGAVEERARYELGMVKENEVFVQVLPAGTAAPELAVKPVPAAEPLPPVRSTP; via the coding sequence ATGCGCCTGATCCTGACTTGCCTCGCTGCCTTGCTGTTGCTGATCCAGTACCCGCTGTGGTTTGGCAAGGGGGGCTGGCTGCGCGTGGCCGAACTCGATCAGCAAGTCACAGCGGCTGTCAAGAAAACCGAAGACCTTAAAGCTCGTAACGCCAAGCTCGGCTCCGAAGTGCAGGACTTAAAAACCGGCACTGGCGCGGTCGAGGAGCGCGCGCGCTACGAGCTCGGTATGGTCAAGGAAAACGAAGTGTTCGTCCAGGTGCTCCCGGCAGGAACGGCGGCACCCGAGCTGGCAGTCAAGCCGGTGCCTGCTGCGGAGCCCTTGCCGCCGGTGCGAAGTACGCCGTAG
- a CDS encoding ATP-binding protein, whose protein sequence is MIARFDFSHVMQALPGRVLVLLPDRQYTIVAASDSFLEASDKARKEVVGHAYFDVFPDTTDADAGALRSSLEALCESRVATALPASPRQVTAGLQWHPALHPVLNANSELEAIILQLQDIAILHASAGADSSRLARCADAAELGTFEYQLDGDLIVGNPTFLSHLFLAPDTPLTLEQFLQSLHPEDSPRSRAAITAAIRDGTPYDLQYRVRAADGRVRWLRAKGCVTGNAALGTRSFNGITLDITASKQIEEDHSDSAEASHMARAAAEHASLIKDEFLSTLSHELRTPLNSILGWTQVLQRGSTSMSDKAITALATIERSARQQARLIDDLLDASAIMAGKIHLNLQPVRCNDVISASVALSAPLAASRNIQLDVRIDEPGMAIEADQSRLQQILCRLLSNAIKFSPNDSTVTIRQMTSNNRVIITITDSGQGIAPAFLPSLFARFSQADGSITRSHMGLGLGLSIVKSLIELHGGIVSANSRGLARGATFTVELPALQPGLHLPAADQPEAKIHGESGTSWFADIVVVDDEPDTGAVIREILQNAGATVRLASSATEALALIREHRPDLLISDIGMPHIDGYQLLELARQQEPPGVRPLPAIALTAFARPEDKRRAIDAGYLIHLAKPVESADLVTAARLAVRRPSRIAGKE, encoded by the coding sequence ATGATCGCCAGGTTCGATTTTTCTCATGTCATGCAAGCGTTGCCGGGCCGCGTCCTTGTCCTGCTACCCGACCGGCAGTACACCATCGTTGCTGCCTCCGACAGCTTTCTCGAGGCCAGCGACAAAGCACGCAAGGAGGTGGTCGGACACGCCTACTTCGACGTCTTTCCCGATACGACCGACGCCGATGCCGGTGCACTGCGCAGCAGCCTCGAAGCACTCTGCGAAAGCCGCGTTGCCACTGCGCTGCCTGCCTCGCCGCGCCAGGTGACGGCAGGTCTGCAATGGCATCCCGCGCTGCATCCGGTATTGAATGCCAACAGCGAACTCGAAGCGATCATCCTGCAGTTGCAGGATATCGCCATCCTGCATGCCAGCGCCGGCGCGGATAGCAGCCGGCTGGCACGCTGCGCCGATGCTGCCGAACTGGGCACCTTCGAATACCAGCTCGATGGCGACCTGATTGTTGGCAACCCCACGTTCCTGTCCCATCTGTTCCTGGCTCCGGACACCCCGCTGACGCTGGAGCAATTCCTGCAGTCGCTGCATCCGGAAGACAGTCCGCGCAGCCGCGCCGCGATCACGGCCGCAATCCGCGATGGCACGCCGTATGACTTGCAATACCGGGTGCGGGCAGCTGACGGCCGGGTACGCTGGTTACGCGCGAAGGGATGCGTGACCGGCAATGCCGCGCTGGGCACGCGCAGCTTCAATGGCATCACGCTCGATATCACGGCAAGCAAGCAGATCGAAGAAGACCACAGCGATAGTGCCGAAGCATCCCATATGGCGCGCGCTGCCGCCGAACATGCCAGCCTGATCAAGGACGAATTTCTTTCGACGCTGTCACACGAATTGCGCACGCCGCTCAACTCGATCCTGGGCTGGACCCAGGTCCTGCAACGCGGCAGCACCAGCATGTCCGACAAGGCCATCACAGCACTGGCCACCATTGAACGCAGTGCGCGTCAGCAGGCAAGACTGATCGATGACTTGCTTGATGCCAGTGCCATCATGGCCGGCAAGATCCACCTGAACCTGCAACCGGTACGCTGTAACGACGTCATCAGTGCCAGCGTGGCCTTGTCGGCACCGCTGGCAGCGAGCCGCAATATCCAGCTCGATGTCCGCATCGACGAGCCGGGCATGGCCATCGAAGCTGACCAGTCAAGGCTGCAGCAGATCCTGTGTCGCCTGCTCTCCAACGCGATCAAGTTCAGTCCTAACGACAGCACCGTAACGATTCGCCAGATGACCAGCAACAACCGCGTCATCATCACGATCACCGACAGCGGCCAAGGCATTGCGCCGGCGTTCCTGCCCTCGCTGTTTGCGCGCTTTTCGCAAGCCGATGGCAGCATCACGCGCAGCCACATGGGACTCGGACTTGGGCTATCGATTGTCAAATCACTCATCGAACTGCACGGCGGAATCGTCAGCGCGAACAGCCGCGGACTTGCCCGCGGCGCCACGTTCACGGTCGAATTGCCCGCTCTGCAGCCGGGCCTGCACCTGCCGGCCGCAGACCAGCCGGAAGCAAAAATCCACGGCGAGTCCGGCACCAGTTGGTTTGCCGACATCGTCGTCGTCGATGACGAACCCGACACGGGTGCGGTGATCCGCGAAATCCTGCAAAACGCCGGTGCCACGGTACGGCTGGCCAGCTCGGCTACCGAAGCACTGGCACTGATCCGCGAACACCGTCCCGACTTGCTCATCAGTGACATCGGCATGCCGCACATTGATGGTTACCAGTTGCTCGAACTGGCGCGACAACAGGAACCCCCCGGGGTGCGTCCGCTGCCGGCGATTGCCCTGACGGCCTTCGCCCGCCCGGAAGACAAGCGCCGCGCCATCGACGCCGGCTACCTGATCCACCTTGCCAAGCCGGTTGAATCAGCCGACCTGGTCACCGCCGCCAGACTAGCCGTTCGCCGCCCGAGCCGCATCGCCGGAAAAGAATAG
- a CDS encoding diguanylate cyclase domain-containing protein, producing the protein MLSAEDIYAAKILIVDDSPDNILLLLAILDQEGYVNVTATTQPQEVAGLHSARQFDLILLDIQMPVMDGFKVMDALHHLAQDAWLPVLAITAHPDHKITALEAGAMDFMVKPFVLDEILQRIHKMLEVRLLFNKATHNSAAMHHLALHDPLTGLPNRRLLDDRLGVALAHAQRGQTLVALMYMDLDGFKEVNDTWGHDCGDQLLQLVSQRLLSAARREDTVARIGGDEFILVVGDLASLQDVRAIAQKMIDAVASPYTLCDTELSITASIGIALSSTTPADSLIRLADAALYQAKRNGKNRYHVDAPPCATEAPLQRNLQ; encoded by the coding sequence ATGCTCAGCGCAGAAGACATCTATGCAGCAAAGATCCTGATCGTCGACGATAGCCCGGACAATATTCTCCTGTTGCTCGCCATCCTCGACCAGGAGGGCTACGTCAATGTCACTGCGACAACCCAGCCGCAGGAAGTCGCCGGGCTGCATAGTGCCCGGCAATTTGACCTAATCCTGCTCGATATACAGATGCCCGTGATGGATGGCTTCAAAGTGATGGACGCCCTGCACCATCTGGCGCAAGACGCATGGTTGCCCGTGCTGGCCATCACAGCCCATCCCGATCACAAGATCACCGCGCTCGAAGCCGGCGCGATGGATTTCATGGTCAAGCCCTTCGTACTCGATGAAATCCTGCAGCGTATCCACAAGATGCTGGAAGTACGCCTGCTGTTCAATAAAGCCACCCACAACAGCGCCGCGATGCACCATCTGGCGCTGCACGATCCGCTGACCGGCTTGCCGAACCGGCGCCTGCTCGACGACCGGCTCGGCGTCGCCCTGGCGCATGCACAGCGCGGCCAGACACTGGTGGCGTTGATGTACATGGATCTGGACGGTTTCAAGGAGGTCAATGACACCTGGGGTCATGACTGCGGCGACCAGCTGCTGCAGCTGGTGTCGCAACGTCTGCTGTCGGCGGCCCGTCGCGAAGATACGGTGGCGCGCATCGGCGGCGACGAATTCATTCTGGTCGTCGGCGACCTGGCGAGCTTGCAGGATGTCCGTGCAATCGCCCAGAAGATGATCGATGCCGTCGCCAGTCCGTACACGCTATGCGACACCGAACTCAGCATCACTGCCAGCATCGGCATCGCACTATCGAGCACGACGCCCGCCGACAGCTTGATCCGGCTGGCGGACGCGGCGCTGTACCAGGCCAAGCGCAATGGCAAGAACCGCTACCATGTCGACGCACCACCCTGCGCCACGGAGGCACCTTTACAAAGGAATCTGCAATGA
- a CDS encoding EAL domain-containing protein, which yields MTLPEQPSAPAAPDMPATSQHYRSLFDQHPDAVASFDVRGNFVSLNPAAEKLLGYSADALIGTAYLALIAASHQQVVFDNFLLALSGTCTTYDMQAHVKSGAAILLQVTNLPIMIDGIAVGIYGIAKDITREAAAAELQRITNERFSNVARVTTDTIWEWDFGSDTIWWSDGMQSQFGYHAADIAPHSTFWTSCIHPDDVERVVTGIHAVIDSERNDWADTYRFRRQDTSYAFVADRGLVIRDTAQRPVRMVGGISDVSAHHESVRLLDRLNRALRMLSAGNQMLIRAGSEQELLDNICQIAYTIGGYRMAWVGYACDDAQSSIRQVAHAGIGIGLLNSITVSWSADLPTGQGPSGQAIRSGQPVVMENVGQDARFSAWWSHVEAMQFSTVISLPLRDATKTFGIVTLYSDEVRSVPPEEMTLLCELADNLAFGIENRRVQEERRRLQVTVEKVAAAVSSTSTSKAAQFFEQLTRNMVDAVDASAGFIARLDPGTGGSAWTVAAIIGTDTHPNFACPLDVRSCAQLLAHGECEIEDELAGGFPGPSTFLIDGMRSCVGLRLDRADGQAIGMLFVLFQERLERRDHTCSTLRIFGARASAELERQSADLRLRDQAALLDLATDAIIVRDMQGAVTFWNHGAQRLYGWSSDEAQGPAMLSRSHAETLELQEPMERVVQDGAWRGELLQRRQDGGAVAVEARWTLIRGDDGAPLSILAIETDITQRKSAASEIEHMAFYDRLTDLPNRLLLRDRLQHALDANERSGRTGALLCINLDNFKHLNDMLGHDMGDLLLQLVAVRLSYCLRASDTVARIGGDEFVILLADLGELPGEAASGAKMVAEKILDAFTDPFQLGTDEPCTTPSIGITLFSTAADSIDELLRRADLAMYQAKSAGRNTMRFFDPDMQAAISARIVLETELRSALRLGQFLLHYQPQVDAAGQPTGAEALVRWNHPQRGMVPPFAFIPLAEETGLIIELGSWVLETACRELAGWAADPVLAGLHLAVNVSARQFRRSGFVDEVLAILQRTGANPRRLKLELTESLLIDDVEQTILTMSQLKVQGVGFSLDDFGIGYSSLSYLKRLPLDQLKIDQSFVRDILTDPNDEAIAGTIVALGNSLGLAVIAEGVETLEQKARLTALGCFSFQGYYFSRPVPAAAFIAFVRNPVPAGR from the coding sequence ATGACGCTTCCCGAGCAGCCATCAGCACCCGCCGCGCCAGACATGCCTGCCACCAGCCAGCATTACCGTTCGCTGTTCGACCAGCATCCGGATGCGGTCGCGTCGTTCGATGTGCGCGGTAATTTTGTCTCGCTCAATCCGGCCGCCGAAAAACTGCTTGGCTACAGCGCGGATGCGCTGATCGGCACCGCGTATCTGGCACTGATCGCCGCCAGCCACCAGCAAGTCGTCTTCGACAACTTCCTGCTCGCGCTATCGGGCACCTGTACCACCTACGACATGCAGGCACACGTGAAATCAGGTGCCGCGATCCTGCTGCAAGTGACCAATCTGCCGATCATGATCGATGGCATCGCCGTCGGCATCTATGGTATCGCCAAAGACATCACGCGCGAGGCGGCAGCGGCCGAGCTGCAACGCATCACCAATGAACGCTTTAGCAATGTGGCCCGCGTCACCACCGACACCATCTGGGAGTGGGATTTCGGCAGCGATACCATCTGGTGGAGCGATGGCATGCAAAGCCAGTTCGGCTATCACGCCGCCGATATCGCGCCGCACAGCACCTTCTGGACCAGTTGCATTCATCCCGACGACGTCGAACGGGTAGTCACCGGCATCCACGCGGTGATTGACAGCGAGCGCAACGACTGGGCCGACACTTATCGCTTTCGCCGGCAAGACACCAGCTACGCTTTCGTGGCCGACCGCGGTCTCGTGATCCGCGATACCGCGCAGCGCCCTGTGCGCATGGTCGGCGGTATCAGCGATGTCAGCGCGCACCACGAATCGGTCCGGCTGCTCGATCGCCTCAATCGTGCGCTGCGCATGCTCAGTGCCGGCAACCAGATGCTCATCCGCGCCGGCTCCGAACAGGAGCTGCTGGACAATATCTGCCAGATCGCCTACACGATAGGCGGCTACCGGATGGCCTGGGTCGGCTATGCGTGCGACGACGCGCAATCGAGCATCCGTCAGGTGGCACATGCGGGCATCGGCATCGGCCTGCTCAACAGCATTACGGTCAGCTGGTCGGCAGACCTGCCGACAGGCCAGGGTCCATCAGGCCAGGCCATCCGCAGCGGTCAGCCCGTCGTGATGGAAAACGTGGGTCAGGATGCACGCTTTTCGGCCTGGTGGTCGCACGTTGAAGCGATGCAATTTTCGACGGTGATCAGTCTGCCGCTACGCGATGCAACCAAGACCTTCGGCATCGTCACGCTGTACTCGGACGAAGTGCGCTCGGTGCCGCCGGAAGAAATGACGCTGCTGTGCGAACTGGCCGACAACCTTGCCTTCGGCATTGAAAACCGGCGGGTACAGGAAGAACGCCGGCGCCTGCAAGTCACGGTCGAAAAAGTCGCTGCCGCCGTGTCGTCCACCTCGACCAGCAAAGCGGCGCAGTTCTTCGAGCAACTCACCCGCAACATGGTCGATGCCGTCGATGCCAGCGCCGGTTTCATTGCCCGGCTGGACCCCGGCACCGGAGGATCCGCCTGGACCGTGGCGGCGATCATCGGTACCGACACCCATCCGAACTTTGCCTGCCCGCTCGATGTCAGGTCGTGCGCGCAGTTGCTGGCGCACGGCGAATGCGAGATCGAAGACGAGCTCGCCGGCGGCTTTCCCGGCCCGTCCACGTTCCTGATCGATGGCATGCGCAGCTGCGTCGGACTGCGACTCGACCGTGCCGACGGGCAAGCGATCGGCATGCTGTTCGTGCTGTTTCAGGAGCGTCTGGAACGTCGCGATCACACCTGCTCGACCTTGCGCATTTTCGGTGCCCGCGCCAGCGCTGAACTGGAACGCCAGAGCGCCGACCTGCGTCTGCGCGACCAGGCTGCGCTGCTCGACCTGGCCACCGATGCCATCATCGTGCGCGACATGCAGGGTGCGGTGACGTTCTGGAATCACGGCGCACAGCGACTTTACGGCTGGAGCAGTGACGAAGCGCAGGGACCGGCCATGCTCAGCCGCAGCCACGCCGAAACACTGGAACTGCAGGAGCCGATGGAGCGCGTCGTGCAGGACGGCGCATGGCGCGGCGAACTGCTGCAGCGACGCCAGGATGGCGGTGCCGTCGCCGTCGAAGCACGCTGGACCCTGATCCGTGGCGACGATGGCGCACCGCTGTCAATCCTGGCCATCGAAACCGACATCACGCAACGCAAGTCGGCCGCCAGCGAAATCGAACATATGGCGTTCTATGATCGCCTCACTGACCTGCCCAACCGCTTGCTGCTGCGCGACCGGCTGCAACACGCCCTCGATGCCAACGAGCGCAGCGGCCGCACGGGTGCGCTGCTGTGCATCAATCTCGACAATTTCAAGCACCTCAATGACATGCTCGGCCATGACATGGGCGACCTGCTGCTGCAACTGGTGGCAGTGCGTCTGAGCTACTGCCTGCGCGCCAGCGATACCGTGGCCCGTATTGGCGGCGACGAATTCGTCATCCTGCTGGCCGATCTGGGCGAGCTGCCCGGCGAAGCGGCCTCGGGTGCCAAGATGGTCGCCGAGAAAATCCTCGACGCGTTCACCGATCCGTTCCAGCTCGGCACCGACGAACCTTGCACTACCCCGAGCATCGGTATCACGCTGTTCTCGACCGCCGCCGACAGCATCGACGAGCTGCTGCGCCGCGCCGACCTGGCGATGTACCAGGCCAAATCGGCCGGTCGCAACACAATGCGGTTTTTTGATCCGGACATGCAAGCCGCCATCAGTGCGCGCATCGTGCTCGAGACCGAATTGCGCAGCGCGCTGCGGCTGGGCCAGTTCCTGCTGCATTACCAGCCGCAGGTCGATGCGGCCGGCCAGCCCACCGGTGCCGAAGCGCTGGTGCGCTGGAACCATCCGCAGCGCGGCATGGTGCCGCCGTTTGCCTTCATCCCGCTGGCCGAAGAAACCGGCCTGATTATCGAGTTGGGCAGCTGGGTGCTCGAAACCGCCTGTCGCGAACTGGCCGGCTGGGCCGCCGATCCGGTCCTGGCCGGACTCCATCTGGCAGTCAATGTCAGCGCCCGCCAGTTCCGCCGCAGCGGCTTCGTCGACGAGGTACTGGCCATCCTGCAGCGCACCGGTGCCAACCCGCGCCGCCTGAAACTCGAGCTGACCGAAAGCCTGCTGATCGACGACGTCGAACAAACCATCCTGACCATGTCGCAACTGAAGGTGCAGGGAGTCGGTTTTTCGCTCGATGATTTCGGCATCGGGTATTCGTCGCTGTCGTACCTGAAACGCCTGCCGCTCGACCAACTGAAAATTGACCAGTCGTTCGTGCGCGATATCCTGACCGACCCGAACGATGAAGCCATCGCCGGCACCATCGTCGCGCTCGGCAACAGCCTTGGGCTGGCGGTGATTGCCGAAGGGGTCGAAACGTTGGAACAGAAAGCCCGCCTGACTGCGCTGGGCTGCTTTTCATTCCAGGGCTACTACTTCAGCCGGCCGGTACCGGCCGCCGCATTCATTGCCTTCGTGCGCAATCCGGTGCCGGCCGGCCGATAA